A DNA window from Streptomyces sp. 71268 contains the following coding sequences:
- the purQ gene encoding phosphoribosylformylglycinamidine synthase subunit PurQ yields the protein MTARVGVVTFPGTLDDRDTQRAVRIAGLEAVPLWHRDKDLHQVDAVVLPGGFSYGDYLRAGAISRFSPVMESIIEQAKAGMPVLGICNGFQVLTETHLLPGAMLRNNHLHFVCRDQKLRVENVNTAWTADFTAGQEIQIPLKNIDGQFVADARTVDELEAEGRVVFRYLDVNPNGSLRDIAGITNAAGNVVGLMPHPEHAVDPQVGTGGTDGLGFFTSILKKLVSA from the coding sequence GTGACCGCACGCGTGGGAGTTGTCACCTTCCCGGGCACCCTCGACGACCGCGACACTCAGCGCGCGGTCCGTATCGCGGGTCTTGAGGCCGTGCCGCTGTGGCACCGGGACAAGGATCTTCATCAGGTCGACGCCGTGGTGTTGCCCGGCGGCTTCTCGTATGGCGACTATCTCAGGGCCGGAGCGATCTCCCGCTTCTCGCCGGTGATGGAATCGATCATCGAACAGGCCAAGGCCGGCATGCCGGTCCTGGGTATCTGCAACGGATTTCAGGTTCTTACCGAGACGCATCTGCTGCCGGGCGCGATGCTGCGGAACAACCATCTGCACTTCGTCTGCCGCGACCAGAAGTTGCGGGTCGAGAACGTGAACACCGCCTGGACGGCCGACTTCACGGCCGGCCAGGAGATCCAGATCCCGCTGAAGAACATCGACGGCCAGTTCGTCGCGGACGCGCGCACGGTCGACGAGTTGGAGGCGGAGGGCCGGGTCGTCTTCCGCTACCTGGACGTCAACCCCAACGGCTCGCTGCGCGACATCGCCGGCATCACCAACGCCGCCGGCAACGTCGTCGGCCTGATGCCGCACCCGGAGCACGCGGTGGACCCGCAGGTCGGCACCGGCGGCACCGACGGGCTCGGATTCTTCACCTCGATCTTGAAGAAGTTGGTCTCCGCATGA
- the purS gene encoding phosphoribosylformylglycinamidine synthase subunit PurS translates to MARVVVDVMLKPEILDPQGQAVQRALPRLGFEGISDVRQGKRFELEVEGPVDDDALARIREMAETFLANTVIEDFVVKVES, encoded by the coding sequence GTGGCACGCGTCGTAGTCGACGTCATGCTCAAGCCCGAGATCCTTGACCCGCAGGGCCAGGCCGTGCAGCGCGCGCTGCCCCGCCTGGGCTTCGAGGGGATCTCCGACGTACGTCAGGGCAAGCGCTTTGAACTTGAGGTGGAGGGACCGGTCGACGACGACGCCCTCGCCCGTATCCGCGAGATGGCGGAAACGTTCCTCGCGAACACCGTCATTGAGGACTTCGTCGTAAAGGTCGAGTCGTGA